The proteins below come from a single Vanessa cardui chromosome 7, ilVanCard2.1, whole genome shotgun sequence genomic window:
- the LOC124530888 gene encoding transmembrane protein 231 isoform X1 has product MALFKLFSHSVEIQYKSYFLSKATLFTILIAIFNLTLPFIVAFNSKGFWLQSHYFYEQPSIRSTYDYLLIAETDDPSINIICGEAAALNSETIEHEENCVETETTCPLQMQSLAIISKEFAVHPNGLKYYGDIQVYQSVHLPCFQNMIDTKYNSSIFSYKSDYKNTVDSILEEYLSRDVITTVTPIFSRNQNGLTGTLDLNIVLKISEIQIRYLPSLLQELKWAWPQYLSLLFIFYCFLNRIKRFVFSKRLLMAWKIVPWIKND; this is encoded by the exons atggcaTTATTCAAATTGTTTAGCCATAGTGTGGAAATCCAATACAAAAGCTATTTTCTGTCGAAAGCaacactttttacaattttgattgcaattttcaatttaacatTGCCTTTTATTGTTGCATTCAATAGCAAAG GTTTCTGGTTACaatcacattatttttatgaacaacCATCAATTCGATCGACGTACGATTATTTGCTAATAGCGGAGACGGATGATCccagtattaatattatatgtgggGAAGCAGCTGCTTTAAATAGTGAAACAATTGAACATGAAGAAAATTGTGTAGAAACTgag ACTACATGCCCTCTACAAATGCAAAGTTTAGCAATAATAAGCAAGGAATTTGCAGTACACCCAAATGGCCTTAAATATTATGGAGACATACAAGTTTACCAAAGCGTTCACCTACCATGTTTTCAAAACATGATAGATACCAAATATAATTCATCCATTTTTTCCTACAAAagtgattataaaaatactgtGGATTCTATATTGGAGGAATACCTAAGCAGAGATG tAATCACCACTGTTACACCAATTTTTTCAAGAAACCAGAACGGACTGACTGGTACATTGGatctaaatattgttttaaagatttctGAAATACAAATAAGATATTTACCAAGTCTTTTACAAGAATTGAAATGGGCATGGCCTCAATATCTTTCTCTTCTTTTCATATTTTACTGCTTCTTAAACAGAATAAAAAGATTTGTTTTTAGTAAGAGACTATTGATGGCCTGGAAAATAGTACCTTGGATTAAAAATgactaa
- the LOC124530888 gene encoding transmembrane protein 231 isoform X2, producing MALFKLFSHSVEIQYKSYFLSKATLFTILIAIFNLTLPFIVAFNSKGFWLQSHYFYEQPSIRSTYDYLLIAETDDPSINIICGEAAALNSETIEHEENCVETEIQEQDFDKDGKNDIIAFKLHLIVPKERTITNIILILGIDLLIMTTCPLQMQSLAIISKEFAVHPNGLKYYGDIQVYQSVHLPCFQNMIDTKYNSSIFSYKSDYKNTVDSILEEYLSRDVITTVTPIFSRNQNGLTGTLDLNIVLKISEIQIRYLPSLLQELKWAWPQYLSLLFIFYCFLNRIKRFVFSKRLLMAWKIVPWIKND from the exons atggcaTTATTCAAATTGTTTAGCCATAGTGTGGAAATCCAATACAAAAGCTATTTTCTGTCGAAAGCaacactttttacaattttgattgcaattttcaatttaacatTGCCTTTTATTGTTGCATTCAATAGCAAAG GTTTCTGGTTACaatcacattatttttatgaacaacCATCAATTCGATCGACGTACGATTATTTGCTAATAGCGGAGACGGATGATCccagtattaatattatatgtgggGAAGCAGCTGCTTTAAATAGTGAAACAATTGAACATGAAGAAAATTGTGTAGAAACTgag ATCCAAGAGCAAGACTTTGATAAGGATGGAAAAAATGACATTATAGCATTCAAATTGCACCTCATTGTTCCTAAGGAGAGaactataacaaatataattttaatattaggcATCGATTTACTTATAATG ACTACATGCCCTCTACAAATGCAAAGTTTAGCAATAATAAGCAAGGAATTTGCAGTACACCCAAATGGCCTTAAATATTATGGAGACATACAAGTTTACCAAAGCGTTCACCTACCATGTTTTCAAAACATGATAGATACCAAATATAATTCATCCATTTTTTCCTACAAAagtgattataaaaatactgtGGATTCTATATTGGAGGAATACCTAAGCAGAGATG tAATCACCACTGTTACACCAATTTTTTCAAGAAACCAGAACGGACTGACTGGTACATTGGatctaaatattgttttaaagatttctGAAATACAAATAAGATATTTACCAAGTCTTTTACAAGAATTGAAATGGGCATGGCCTCAATATCTTTCTCTTCTTTTCATATTTTACTGCTTCTTAAACAGAATAAAAAGATTTGTTTTTAGTAAGAGACTATTGATGGCCTGGAAAATAGTACCTTGGATTAAAAATgactaa